A region of uncultured Carboxylicivirga sp. DNA encodes the following proteins:
- a CDS encoding glycoside hydrolase family 43 protein: protein MHRKVILSIITVFLSGMSVYSQNPIVQTYFTADPAPMVYNDTVYVYTSHDEDSTKANFFTMYDWRCYSTTDMVNWTDHGAVASLKSFKWLEKENGAWAPQCIERNGQFYLYVPIHGGGVCVLVADSPHGPFTDPLGKKLVESDHLWQDIDPTVFVDDDGQAYLYWGNPSVWYVKLNEDMISYDKSIGDNGVVSVEITKESFGESIRPDGKPGTKYVEGPWFYKRNNLYYLLYAANGIPECIGYSTSHSPTGPWEYRGLIMERHPKLAFTNHSGVIDFKGNSYFFYHNEALPNGGGFRRSTCVEQFEYNEDGSIPSITPTVEGIKTGVAYLNPFKRNEAETIAWSEGVKTTGDSKNGVYVSQINNGDYIKVRSVDFAKGAKMFQATAASIEGGKIEIRLDTKDGQLMGVCEIANTGSADSWKTFIAKVDKAKGIHDLYFVFKGKECELFNFDAWQFSE from the coding sequence ATGCATAGAAAAGTAATATTATCAATTATAACTGTTTTTTTATCGGGGATGTCGGTTTATTCGCAAAACCCCATTGTCCAAACCTACTTTACTGCCGATCCGGCACCCATGGTTTATAATGATACAGTCTATGTTTATACCTCTCATGATGAGGATAGTACTAAGGCTAATTTCTTTACCATGTACGATTGGCGTTGTTACTCAACAACCGATATGGTTAACTGGACGGACCATGGCGCTGTGGCCTCACTTAAGAGCTTTAAATGGCTTGAAAAGGAAAACGGGGCTTGGGCACCACAATGTATTGAGCGCAATGGCCAATTTTACCTTTATGTGCCTATTCACGGAGGTGGGGTTTGTGTTTTGGTGGCCGATTCGCCTCATGGGCCTTTTACCGATCCATTGGGAAAAAAACTAGTAGAGAGCGATCATTTATGGCAAGATATTGACCCTACTGTTTTTGTCGACGACGATGGGCAGGCTTACCTGTATTGGGGTAACCCTAGTGTATGGTATGTGAAATTGAACGAAGATATGATTTCGTACGACAAAAGCATTGGAGACAATGGAGTTGTGTCTGTAGAAATTACAAAAGAATCTTTTGGTGAGAGTATTAGGCCAGATGGCAAACCTGGTACCAAATATGTTGAAGGTCCGTGGTTTTATAAACGCAACAACCTGTATTACCTGCTTTATGCTGCCAATGGAATCCCTGAATGCATTGGGTATTCAACGTCGCATTCGCCAACAGGGCCGTGGGAATACAGAGGTTTAATTATGGAACGTCATCCAAAACTTGCGTTTACCAATCATTCAGGAGTTATTGATTTTAAAGGCAACTCCTATTTCTTTTATCATAACGAAGCACTACCAAACGGTGGTGGTTTCAGGCGCTCTACTTGTGTAGAACAATTTGAATATAATGAAGACGGTTCTATTCCCTCAATAACACCAACGGTTGAAGGTATTAAAACTGGTGTTGCTTACTTAAATCCATTTAAACGAAATGAGGCTGAAACAATAGCCTGGTCCGAAGGTGTAAAGACAACAGGAGATAGTAAAAATGGGGTATATGTCTCACAAATCAATAACGGTGATTATATAAAAGTCAGAAGTGTAGATTTTGCCAAAGGAGCTAAAATGTTCCAAGCAACAGCCGCTTCAATTGAAGGTGGAAAAATTGAAATTCGTTTGGATACTAAAGATGGCCAGTTAATGGGTGTTTGTGAAATTGCAAATACCGGCAGTGCAGATAGCTGGAAAACATTCATTGCCAAGGTTGATAAAGCAAAAGGGATACACGATTTGTATTTCGTGTTTAAAGGCAAAGAGTGTGAACTTTTCAATTTTGACGCCTGGCAGTTTAGTGAATAA
- a CDS encoding carboxylesterase family protein, whose protein sequence is MKNLKTLLFLLFVLGMISCNSKLQPGQLKVEGGIIQGTVMEYMTIYKGIPFAAAPVGDLRWKAPQPVKAWEGVKQTTEYAPAPMQGGNPPSGKSEDCLYLNVWTPAKSADEKLPVMVWIYGGGFSFGSTSEPVSDGQALADKGVVLVSIAYRVGQLGFLAHPELSAESPEGVSGNYGLLDQIAALKWIQKNIAAFGGDPDRVTIFGESAGGISVSMLCASPLAKGLFHGAISQSGGSFGPSRPTTYPGENMKTLKQAESDGIEYVKQQGGTSIADLRKMEAEKFIPAGWTMPGGWPIVDGVVIPDDQYKLYEKGQYNDVPVLIGYNSDEGASFMWEKNPEKVRNSVNQRFGKHADALLEAYPLAENSVPKTARDLMRDAAFGWQTWIWARLQSQTGKSNVYYYYFDQHPEFPEGSPMYGYGSPHGQDVAFVFQHLDPNNSSQSDIDISEAMGTYWTNFAKYGNPNGESIPEWPAFSDDKPEVMYLQQKPHVGPVPSEESLKVLDEYFKWRRTEEGAEWAK, encoded by the coding sequence ATGAAAAATTTAAAAACCTTATTATTTCTGCTTTTTGTTTTGGGGATGATCTCATGCAATAGTAAACTTCAACCAGGCCAGTTAAAGGTTGAGGGCGGCATCATCCAGGGAACAGTCATGGAATACATGACCATTTATAAAGGTATCCCATTTGCCGCTGCTCCTGTAGGAGATTTACGCTGGAAAGCCCCACAACCCGTTAAAGCATGGGAAGGAGTTAAACAAACCACTGAGTATGCTCCAGCTCCAATGCAGGGAGGTAATCCTCCTTCAGGCAAAAGCGAAGATTGCTTATATCTGAATGTTTGGACACCGGCAAAGTCAGCAGATGAAAAACTACCTGTTATGGTTTGGATTTACGGTGGGGGCTTTAGTTTTGGCTCAACATCGGAACCTGTATCTGATGGACAAGCCTTGGCTGACAAAGGAGTTGTTTTAGTAAGTATTGCTTATCGTGTGGGGCAACTTGGATTTCTGGCTCATCCTGAATTAAGTGCCGAAAGTCCGGAAGGCGTATCAGGAAACTATGGTTTGCTGGATCAGATAGCAGCATTGAAATGGATTCAAAAGAACATTGCTGCTTTTGGAGGTGATCCGGACAGAGTGACCATTTTCGGCGAATCAGCAGGGGGAATATCAGTAAGTATGTTGTGTGCATCGCCATTGGCGAAAGGGCTTTTTCATGGTGCTATATCTCAGAGTGGAGGCTCGTTTGGACCATCGCGTCCGACTACTTATCCAGGAGAAAATATGAAAACTTTAAAACAAGCTGAATCAGATGGTATTGAATATGTGAAACAACAAGGAGGTACATCAATTGCCGATTTGCGCAAGATGGAAGCTGAAAAATTTATTCCTGCCGGGTGGACCATGCCTGGAGGATGGCCAATTGTAGATGGTGTTGTTATTCCAGATGATCAATATAAGTTATATGAAAAAGGTCAATACAATGATGTACCTGTCCTGATTGGTTATAATTCCGACGAAGGCGCCAGTTTTATGTGGGAGAAGAATCCTGAAAAGGTTAGAAATAGTGTGAATCAACGTTTCGGGAAGCATGCTGATGCTTTGTTGGAAGCTTATCCGCTTGCCGAAAATAGTGTACCAAAAACAGCCCGCGACCTTATGCGCGATGCAGCCTTTGGCTGGCAAACTTGGATTTGGGCAAGGCTACAATCTCAAACAGGCAAGTCAAATGTATACTATTACTATTTCGATCAACATCCTGAATTTCCAGAAGGTTCGCCAATGTATGGATATGGCTCACCACATGGGCAGGATGTGGCTTTTGTTTTTCAACATTTAGATCCGAATAACTCTTCGCAATCGGATATTGATATTTCTGAGGCGATGGGTACTTATTGGACAAATTTTGCAAAATATGGTAATCCCAATGGAGAAAGTATTCCTGAGTGGCCAGCCTTTAGCGATGATAAGCCGGAAGTAATGTATTTGCAGCAAAAGCCTCATGTAGGTCCCGTACCAAGTGAAGAATCATTAAAAGTTCTTGATGAGTATTTTAAATGGAGAAGAACAGAAGAAGGAGCAGAATGGGCTAAGTGA
- a CDS encoding glycosyl hydrolase family 8 translates to MKPLFMDPKSKYKTMKLQFKKTVTFLMFTFSLMQIPLFAQNHSLGSYRNLFLEAGYSQNEIDKKVEKAYFDLFEGPDRIYFEVGDSLGYVSDIKNKDVRTEGVSYGMMVAVQLDKKDVFDRIWRWSKKYLQHQDGPGKGYFAWSFDPEKMKMNSPGSASDGELYFVTTLLLASNRWGNDTGIDYYAEARYILDAMWEKDGAEYVQPFINLEHKQISFVPGGHGYNWTDPSYHVPAFYELWAEYANDGHERFYRDCADTSRVFLHRACHPVTGLNSDYTEFNGEPHPTPWMKPGFRYDSWRVPMNIAMDYLWYGKDKEWQESYAERFQNFLRSKGMNSFKDQYNLDGSEPEWILPAGDYEPKLRHSLGLISTAATASLININNNDTSMDFVHKLWDAKLEPYDDGYFDPYYDGLLYLFSLMHLSGKYQIILPDQN, encoded by the coding sequence ATGAAACCGTTGTTTATGGACCCTAAAAGCAAGTATAAGACTATGAAATTGCAATTCAAAAAAACAGTTACCTTTTTAATGTTTACCTTTTCGTTAATGCAAATCCCACTTTTTGCTCAGAACCACTCATTAGGAAGTTACCGAAATCTCTTTCTTGAAGCCGGGTACAGTCAGAACGAAATTGACAAGAAGGTTGAAAAAGCTTATTTCGATCTGTTTGAAGGACCTGATCGCATCTATTTCGAAGTTGGTGATTCATTGGGGTATGTTTCTGATATAAAAAATAAGGATGTACGCACCGAAGGTGTTTCATATGGTATGATGGTTGCCGTTCAGTTGGATAAAAAAGATGTTTTTGATCGCATTTGGCGTTGGTCAAAAAAGTATCTACAACATCAGGATGGTCCTGGAAAAGGCTATTTTGCATGGAGCTTTGATCCTGAAAAAATGAAGATGAATTCTCCCGGAAGTGCTTCCGACGGAGAATTATATTTTGTCACAACTCTGTTGCTTGCATCTAACCGTTGGGGTAATGACACCGGAATCGACTATTATGCAGAAGCCAGATACATACTCGATGCCATGTGGGAAAAAGACGGGGCTGAATATGTGCAACCTTTTATAAATCTTGAACACAAGCAAATTTCTTTTGTTCCGGGAGGACACGGATACAATTGGACCGACCCCTCTTACCATGTCCCAGCGTTTTATGAATTATGGGCTGAGTATGCCAATGACGGTCACGAACGATTTTATCGTGATTGTGCCGATACGTCGAGGGTTTTTCTGCACCGTGCATGTCACCCTGTTACCGGTCTTAATTCTGACTATACTGAGTTCAATGGTGAACCTCATCCTACTCCGTGGATGAAACCCGGATTTCGTTACGATTCCTGGCGTGTACCAATGAATATAGCAATGGATTATTTGTGGTACGGAAAAGATAAAGAATGGCAGGAAAGTTATGCGGAGCGATTTCAAAACTTCCTCAGATCGAAAGGAATGAATTCGTTTAAAGATCAGTACAATTTAGATGGTTCTGAACCCGAATGGATACTTCCGGCAGGTGATTATGAACCCAAATTAAGACATTCGTTGGGGTTAATATCTACTGCAGCCACAGCTTCACTGATTAATATTAACAACAACGATACTAGTATGGATTTTGTCCATAAACTCTGGGATGCAAAATTGGAACCTTACGATGATGGGTATTTTGATCCCTATTATGATGGGCTGCTATACTTGTTCAGTCTTATGCATCTGAGTGGAAAATATCAGATCATCCTTCCTGATCAGAATTAA
- a CDS encoding alpha/beta hydrolase-fold protein, whose protein sequence is MNYKIKSLLAIFLIVGNYCVAQSNDQIVEDFESSSVNQPGHVYPMVNSEGRVRTQVFAPDAKYVKLDIGGVKYDMVKDAEGMWTGESAPQDVGFHYYQLNIDGASVPDPGTLLYFGACRWGSGIEIPSDDQDIFAVKDVPHGHVHEILFPSESTKTCRTAFVYTPPGYENETSKSYPVLYLQHGYCENETSWPEQGKANLIMDNLIAEGKAKPFIIVMTYGMTNDIEFGKLREFDIIPFQTVLVDELVSYVDENYRTLSNQESRAMAGLSMGSMETKAITINRPDVFSHIGLFSGALYAPEEVKDQSNVKLIFQSCGSKERPEAVQKSTEALKEAGINAVWYVSEGTAHEFHTWRRSLHEFAQLLFK, encoded by the coding sequence ATGAATTACAAAATCAAATCGCTTTTAGCAATATTTCTGATTGTTGGTAACTATTGTGTTGCCCAATCGAATGATCAAATAGTGGAAGATTTTGAATCTTCGTCGGTAAACCAACCAGGCCATGTATACCCCATGGTCAATTCCGAGGGACGTGTACGCACACAAGTTTTTGCTCCCGATGCCAAATATGTAAAACTCGACATTGGTGGTGTTAAATACGACATGGTTAAGGATGCAGAAGGAATGTGGACCGGAGAATCGGCTCCGCAGGATGTCGGTTTCCATTACTATCAACTTAATATTGACGGAGCGTCGGTTCCCGATCCGGGAACATTGTTGTATTTTGGTGCTTGTCGCTGGGGAAGTGGTATCGAAATTCCTTCAGATGACCAGGATATTTTTGCTGTAAAAGATGTTCCTCATGGTCATGTTCATGAAATTCTTTTCCCATCAGAAAGTACTAAGACATGCCGTACGGCATTTGTTTATACACCACCCGGGTATGAAAATGAAACTTCAAAAAGTTATCCTGTTTTGTATCTTCAACACGGTTACTGCGAAAATGAAACATCCTGGCCCGAGCAGGGAAAGGCCAATTTAATCATGGACAATCTAATTGCCGAAGGAAAAGCCAAACCTTTCATCATTGTAATGACATATGGCATGACCAATGATATTGAATTCGGAAAATTGCGTGAATTCGATATCATTCCTTTTCAAACTGTTTTGGTTGATGAATTAGTTTCTTATGTTGATGAGAATTATCGAACGCTTTCCAATCAGGAAAGCCGTGCCATGGCCGGACTTTCCATGGGATCGATGGAAACAAAAGCCATTACAATCAACAGGCCTGATGTGTTTTCGCACATTGGTCTTTTTAGCGGTGCTCTTTATGCTCCAGAGGAAGTTAAAGACCAAAGTAATGTGAAACTTATTTTTCAAAGTTGCGGAAGCAAAGAGCGTCCTGAAGCAGTACAAAAATCCACCGAAGCATTGAAAGAAGCCGGTATCAATGCTGTTTGGTATGTGTCGGAAGGCACAGCTCATGAATTCCATACCTGGAGAAGAAGCTTGCATGAATTTGCTCAATTACTGTTTAAGTAA
- a CDS encoding alpha/beta hydrolase produces the protein MDQLTRLLLLLLVALFFTQTKAQKIIKLYNNEIEIHKVGEKLNSENENPDGLIRKVISPSIEMYSPEGNVTLCPAVIICPGGGYSVIVYQGEGITTAKKLAANGVVAFVLKYRLPDPSSDDSAMIPLQDAQKALKIVRENASEWNINPEKIGIMGFSAGGHLASTLATHYDPVINNPEGTNLRPDFQILVYPVISMSDSLTHLGSRTKLLGENPDPDEIIQYSSEWQVTKDTPPAYITHAADDNVVDVDNSIFYFEQLRHHQVPVEMHIYPKGNHGFIFKQESWIDPLFLWMKSSEIL, from the coding sequence ATGGATCAGCTAACTCGGTTGCTACTTCTACTTCTGGTTGCTCTTTTTTTTACACAAACAAAAGCTCAGAAGATTATTAAACTATACAACAATGAAATAGAAATTCATAAGGTTGGTGAGAAACTAAACTCTGAGAATGAGAATCCGGATGGCCTGATCCGAAAGGTGATATCTCCAAGCATAGAAATGTATTCTCCTGAAGGAAATGTCACTCTTTGTCCTGCTGTAATTATATGTCCGGGTGGAGGTTATAGTGTAATTGTTTACCAGGGAGAAGGGATTACTACTGCAAAAAAGCTAGCTGCAAACGGCGTTGTCGCATTTGTCCTTAAGTACCGACTGCCCGACCCCTCTTCAGATGATAGCGCTATGATACCTCTGCAGGATGCGCAGAAAGCGCTAAAAATAGTTAGGGAAAACGCGTCAGAATGGAATATAAACCCTGAAAAAATTGGGATTATGGGTTTTTCTGCCGGTGGACACCTGGCTTCCACATTAGCTACGCATTATGATCCCGTAATCAATAATCCCGAAGGCACAAATCTGCGTCCCGATTTTCAAATATTAGTTTATCCAGTCATTAGTATGAGCGACAGTCTCACCCATTTGGGATCCAGAACCAAGCTACTTGGAGAAAATCCAGATCCTGATGAAATTATTCAATATTCATCGGAATGGCAGGTAACTAAAGATACTCCACCAGCTTATATTACTCACGCTGCTGATGACAATGTGGTAGATGTTGACAATAGCATCTTCTATTTCGAACAATTAAGACACCATCAGGTACCTGTTGAAATGCATATCTACCCCAAAGGAAATCATGGGTTTATCTTTAAGCAAGAATCCTGGATTGATCCTCTTTTTCTGTGGATGAAGAGTTCAGAAATTCTCTAA
- a CDS encoding glycoside hydrolase family 9 protein: MVLKNISNPYKFLLSLLFLISTSSFAQKLTLNEKEYFETKGLNVLVFNNQYNGFFFDEKTAGIELIHHGVRTSTGGAVRLQNTPEQWDLIPTLIEKSIDKASKSIEFTLRYEDYDFDSKITVSPEGNGFQIVVSLDQPVPESLKGRAGFNLEFLPSAYFEKSYLVDGKPSYFPLYPSGDTTIQSSKSKTPQFGGHNTFDDRGLDEFIIPKPLAQGKTLVLAPEDPERYVKIESESEIMLFDGRNLAQNGWFIARSILPSNQTGEVLEWHVEPNAIENWVRKPNIGFSQVGYHPDQKKVAVIELDRNDVPQKEAFIYEVTVSGKKIKQLSVNTEEWGNYLRYNYLKVDFSSITKPGLYCIQYGDQTTSPFSIDPNTIKNVWHPTLDVFLPVQMDHMKVNEAYRTWHGEPFKDDALQAPVNIDFFDGYNMDSVTDTKYKPLERIPGLAVGGWFDAGDYDIQTGTHCRTIQSLVDSWEYFKVNRDQTFINQETRYVDIHRPDGDADILQQIEHGILNLVAQIENIGHPVRGIIVPRLHQYHHLGDASTETDNLPYNPNLKPYESDGVSSGTLDDRWAFTNRNYSLDFSTVAALSAANRALTEYNSELADKCLSLAKTLYTEAREIMKTAKTDRFSRWGRFNEIPATLQLYISSGDKAYAERYEELIWPALDESSEWTLSIALRAIPHMEDEFKEKLKKHVIKHKTEIEQLEAENPYGVPISTRGWAGNAGVIEWASTNYMAYKAYPGIIEKEDVYKGLNYLFGCHPDSNISFVSTVGTRSKKVAYGSNRADFSFIAGGIVPGVLILNPDFPENKEDWPFFWGENEYIIDIGAAYIYLANAVNELLIKE, encoded by the coding sequence ATGGTTTTAAAAAACATATCCAATCCTTATAAGTTCCTGTTAAGCTTATTGTTCTTAATTAGCACTTCGTCTTTTGCACAAAAACTAACGCTCAACGAAAAAGAGTATTTCGAGACAAAGGGTCTAAACGTCCTGGTTTTTAACAACCAATACAATGGTTTCTTTTTTGATGAAAAAACAGCCGGTATAGAGCTCATCCATCATGGAGTAAGAACATCTACCGGAGGAGCAGTAAGGCTGCAAAATACACCCGAACAATGGGATTTAATCCCAACCCTCATCGAAAAAAGTATTGACAAAGCCAGTAAAAGTATTGAGTTTACGCTCCGATATGAAGATTATGATTTTGATTCAAAGATCACAGTATCTCCTGAAGGAAATGGTTTTCAAATCGTAGTCTCTTTAGATCAACCGGTGCCTGAATCATTGAAAGGTAGGGCCGGATTCAACCTGGAATTTCTACCTTCTGCCTACTTCGAAAAAAGCTATCTGGTTGATGGCAAACCATCCTATTTCCCCCTTTACCCTTCTGGAGATACAACCATTCAATCATCAAAAAGCAAAACTCCTCAGTTTGGAGGGCACAACACCTTTGATGATCGGGGACTTGATGAATTTATTATACCCAAACCACTTGCGCAAGGAAAGACTCTGGTATTGGCACCCGAAGATCCTGAGAGATATGTGAAAATAGAATCAGAATCGGAAATTATGCTTTTCGACGGTCGCAATCTGGCACAAAATGGTTGGTTTATAGCTCGAAGTATTTTACCCTCGAACCAAACCGGAGAAGTCCTTGAATGGCATGTTGAACCCAATGCCATTGAAAACTGGGTGCGTAAACCCAATATTGGTTTCTCACAAGTAGGGTACCATCCTGATCAAAAGAAAGTTGCTGTCATCGAACTTGACAGGAATGACGTTCCACAGAAAGAAGCCTTCATCTACGAAGTAACTGTATCAGGAAAGAAAATAAAACAGCTATCGGTAAACACTGAAGAATGGGGAAATTATTTGCGCTACAACTATCTGAAGGTGGACTTCAGCTCAATCACTAAACCCGGATTGTACTGCATTCAGTATGGCGATCAAACTACAAGTCCTTTCTCAATTGACCCCAATACAATTAAAAATGTCTGGCATCCTACATTAGATGTCTTCCTGCCCGTGCAGATGGATCACATGAAAGTAAACGAAGCTTACCGTACCTGGCATGGCGAACCTTTTAAGGACGATGCATTGCAGGCTCCTGTTAATATCGATTTTTTTGATGGTTACAACATGGATTCAGTAACTGATACCAAGTATAAGCCTCTGGAGCGCATACCCGGATTGGCCGTTGGCGGCTGGTTTGATGCGGGTGACTATGATATCCAAACCGGCACTCACTGCCGTACCATTCAAAGCCTGGTTGATTCATGGGAATACTTCAAAGTTAACAGAGACCAGACTTTTATCAATCAGGAAACTCGCTACGTTGATATCCATCGTCCTGATGGCGATGCGGATATTCTTCAACAAATTGAACACGGTATACTAAATCTGGTAGCACAAATTGAGAATATTGGACATCCTGTACGCGGTATCATTGTTCCCAGGTTGCATCAATACCATCATTTAGGAGATGCTTCAACCGAAACGGATAATTTGCCATACAACCCCAATCTGAAACCATACGAAAGCGATGGAGTTAGCTCTGGTACCTTGGATGATCGATGGGCTTTTACCAACCGAAATTATAGTCTCGACTTTTCAACAGTTGCTGCCCTATCTGCTGCCAACAGAGCATTAACAGAGTACAACAGTGAACTGGCAGATAAATGCCTTAGCCTGGCAAAAACTCTTTATACCGAAGCCAGGGAGATTATGAAAACAGCCAAAACCGACAGATTTTCACGATGGGGACGTTTTAATGAAATACCGGCAACACTTCAGTTGTATATTTCTTCGGGAGACAAGGCCTATGCAGAACGCTATGAAGAATTGATATGGCCTGCTTTGGATGAATCATCCGAATGGACACTATCTATAGCTCTTCGCGCAATTCCTCACATGGAGGATGAATTTAAAGAGAAACTTAAAAAACACGTAATTAAACACAAAACTGAGATTGAACAATTAGAAGCCGAGAACCCTTACGGAGTGCCTATTTCAACCAGAGGATGGGCTGGAAATGCAGGGGTTATAGAATGGGCAAGTACCAACTATATGGCTTACAAAGCATACCCGGGAATCATCGAAAAGGAAGATGTGTACAAAGGGTTAAATTACTTGTTTGGATGTCATCCAGATTCTAACATCTCCTTTGTTTCGACAGTGGGAACTCGTTCGAAGAAAGTGGCGTATGGAAGCAACAGAGCCGATTTTAGTTTTATCGCCGGAGGAATAGTTCCCGGTGTGCTGATATTGAATCCGGATTTTCCAGAGAACAAGGAGGATTGGCCTTTTTTCTGGGGAGAGAATGAGTACATTATCGATATTGGTGCAGCCTATATTTACCTTGCTAATGCAGTCAATGAACTTTTAATAAAAGAATAG
- a CDS encoding RagB/SusD family nutrient uptake outer membrane protein, translated as MKKIAYLIIAAAMLGSCSEDFLQLEPLTQKTSDNFPQTADDAKQMMAGIYTTMNNEQRNVDQSYLFVCEVASDEKLGGGGLNDIKAQSYEAMMYSDNEMLSHTWEVTYEGIHRANFALENMDLLSDNVVSANLKKQYKGEALFLRAFFFYRLTTLFGNVPLKITTEAVNLPAASTEEIYGQITLDLKTAIELLPKVPYSSTEEGRVTVWAAQALMARVWLFYTGFYQEATLPGVTKAEVIAWLGECISASGHHLVDDFHELWPYTNSLTINDYPYMVDYMNKTGKELLYAADNGAVSPETVFALKFSNFANWDIRRGYSNTFQLFFGLRGLQSVANTFPFSGGWGQGNSIPKHIIDQWQIDEPSDIRLWASVIDIESELPNYAKGQWDFVMESNYWGKKYNGVTAKSPDDGSIKNDYSVIMYGNQDNNQLSHGDDLIFIRFADVLLMMSELTEDASYMNEVRGRVGLGPVSYSLENIQKERQHELAFEGLRWNDMRRWGAAYTKTALETQVGTPVYNFGNPAVFNGLNNKGYSARYDETKGFFPIPQRQIDLSNGLLEQTPGFTSGDLYPGFTN; from the coding sequence ATGAAAAAAATAGCATATTTAATCATTGCTGCTGCGATGTTGGGTAGTTGCTCAGAGGATTTTCTGCAATTGGAGCCACTCACTCAAAAAACTTCGGATAACTTTCCTCAGACAGCTGATGATGCCAAACAAATGATGGCAGGTATATACACCACCATGAATAACGAACAGCGTAATGTTGATCAAAGTTACCTGTTTGTTTGTGAAGTAGCCAGTGACGAGAAATTAGGCGGTGGTGGTCTTAACGATATTAAGGCTCAATCGTACGAAGCCATGATGTATTCCGATAACGAAATGTTGTCTCATACATGGGAAGTAACTTACGAAGGAATTCACCGCGCAAATTTTGCCCTTGAAAATATGGATCTGCTCAGTGACAATGTTGTAAGTGCCAATCTGAAAAAACAATACAAGGGAGAAGCCCTTTTCTTAAGAGCTTTCTTTTTTTACCGATTGACAACTCTTTTTGGAAATGTGCCGCTAAAAATTACTACAGAAGCAGTTAACTTGCCAGCTGCCAGCACGGAAGAGATTTACGGACAAATTACATTAGACTTAAAAACAGCCATCGAGCTATTACCGAAAGTGCCTTATTCTTCAACAGAAGAAGGTCGTGTTACTGTTTGGGCAGCTCAAGCCTTGATGGCTCGTGTATGGCTTTTTTATACCGGATTTTACCAAGAGGCTACACTCCCTGGTGTTACCAAGGCTGAAGTTATTGCCTGGTTGGGAGAATGTATCAGTGCCAGTGGTCATCATTTAGTAGATGATTTTCACGAACTTTGGCCTTACACAAATTCATTGACAATTAATGATTATCCTTACATGGTTGATTATATGAACAAGACAGGAAAAGAGCTTCTGTATGCTGCTGACAATGGAGCCGTAAGCCCTGAGACTGTTTTTGCGCTTAAGTTTTCGAACTTTGCCAATTGGGATATACGACGAGGTTATAGTAATACGTTTCAATTATTCTTCGGTTTAAGAGGATTGCAATCAGTAGCTAATACTTTTCCTTTCTCAGGAGGTTGGGGACAAGGTAACTCTATCCCTAAACATATTATTGATCAATGGCAGATTGATGAACCTAGCGACATCCGTCTTTGGGCTTCTGTAATTGATATTGAATCTGAGCTTCCTAATTATGCAAAAGGTCAATGGGATTTTGTAATGGAAAGTAATTATTGGGGTAAGAAATACAATGGCGTTACTGCAAAATCTCCTGATGACGGCAGTATTAAGAATGATTATAGTGTTATCATGTATGGTAATCAAGACAATAATCAGTTATCGCATGGTGATGATTTGATTTTCATTCGTTTTGCCGATGTGTTGCTGATGATGTCTGAGTTAACCGAAGATGCCTCATACATGAATGAGGTACGTGGTCGCGTGGGCCTTGGTCCAGTATCTTATTCGTTGGAGAATATTCAAAAGGAACGTCAGCATGAGCTTGCTTTTGAAGGTTTGCGTTGGAACGATATGCGTCGTTGGGGTGCTGCTTATACCAAAACAGCCCTTGAGACTCAGGTGGGAACACCAGTATACAACTTTGGTAATCCTGCTGTATTTAACGGACTTAATAACAAAGGTTATAGTGCTCGTTATGATGAGACCAAAGGTTTCTTCCCTATTCCACAGAGACAAATCGATCTTTCAAATGGATTATTGGAACAAACTCCCGGATTTACAAGTGGTGATCTGTATCCTGGATTTACTAATTAA